CCACGAGCGGGGCCGCGTCGCAAAGTGCCACACACTCCACCTTTTTGCTGGTGCAGGTGGCGGTGTCATTGTCGTGGGCTGCCTGGTGGCAGTCGTTGATGGCTCCGGGATCCCCGGTGTCTTTCAAGTGGCAGGCCTCGATGATCGCGGTGCAGTCGTCGGAGGTCCCAGTGCCCCCGGTTCCGCCGCTACCACCGCCGTTGTCGCTGTCCTCGCTGCAGGCGACGAGGGAGAGGGAACCTGCCAGCACTGCCCATATGGCTGATCGAAGCATGCAAGCAGGGTAGCAAGTCAGACCTGGAGGTCAGGTGCGGCAAATCGTCGCGGCTCCAAGCTCGACTCGGGCGTCCCTTCGCGCCAGGAGTGTTCGACACGAGTCTAGTGCACGACCACACGGTCGCCGCTGCCGCGGCCGAAGGTCTCGGGCTCGTACATCTCTTCTGCCTTCGGCGGTGGGACGACGAAGGTTCCGGGCGTGATGGCGCGAGCGACGTAGGTGTACTCGTAGGTGCCGCCGTAGACGATGGATGCGAAGGCCTCGGCCCGTTCGTCTCGGAGGTTCTGATGCTCGTACCAGGCCCTGGACCACCACCACGGGACTTTGGGATCGATCTTCTGATCCTTCGGCACGCTGGGGGATGTGGCGAGCGCGGGGTTCAGGGGCTCGAAGCCCGCAGGCAGCCAGTCCACGAGGGCAACGTGATAACGCCGCGCTGGCGCCACCATCGTGACGCGAACGCGCACCAAAGAGCCCGCCTTCACGCGCCAGGTTCCGTCGCGGTCTCGGGTGACCCGCGCCGCCTCGTCGGCGCCTTCGTACACGCGCTCGACGGAAAAGCCGTGCTCCGCGGGGGGCGGACGCAGGTTGGCGGGCGCGTACTGCATGCCGAGGCGATAGTAGAGGCGACCGTCGCCGTTCTTGTCGAGGATGAGCTGACTGCGCGCGCCGGGCGCGCCCAGTAGTGCGAGCGGGATTTCCGTGTGCTGTCGATCGACGCTTCTTCCTCGGAAACCGTGGTCGAGGGCAAGGCGTTCGCCGAGCCACGCGCGGGCTATGAAGTTCGGTGTCACGTTCTCGAACACTTCGAAGTAGCGGCTCAGCCCGAGCAGGACGAACACGTTGTCTTGGGTGCTGCCCCAATGGCCGCGCTTGCGGTGCCCCAAGAGCCCGCGTGCGAGCTTGGGCAGGGCGTCGAACTCCTTGCGGTCATCGATGGTGGCTTCCAACAAGATGCCGTCGGTGCGGCGGCTGGAGCCCAGCGTCACGTGGCGTGCGTCGTCGAAGTGGGTGACCCAGTGCGCCCGCCCCGCGGTCTCGGTGATGCGGTTGTCGAGGTGGCGACGGATCTCGGTCACCTCTTGCTGCGCAGCCGCGTCGTGCCTCAACACCGGCAGCAGCCAGCCCAGCGCGTCGAGGCTGCGGGACTTGATACCACCGGCTTCGTTGGCGATTGCGCGAGCGCGCGACGGGTCGGCGTCTCCTGCTCGCTGACGCACGTACAGGGCGTACGACTCCACGGTGCGCTGCGCTTCCGGGTGCCAAATACGCGGGATGTGGCGCCGAATGTCGACGAGGAAGCGCATTGCGTCGCGCAGCATGCTGGAAGGAACGAAGAACTTGCGGTCCTTGGCGCGCAGCAGAGCGTGCGCGACGTGGATGCTGACGAAGGGGTCCGGTGGGCGGTCCTTGCGCCAATAGTCCCAGCCGCCGGAGTAGTGCTGACGCGCAGCGAGACGCTCCATGTCGCGTGCCATGCTGCGTTTCAATTCTGCTCGCGGCGGCAAGCCCTCTGCCTCGAATGCGCCGAGAACGGGTTCCAGTGCCGCAATGCTCAGCATGCGGCTGGCAATCTGCTCGTTGCACTCGAAGGGATAGCGCTGCAGGTAGATCATCGCGTCGGTCAGGCCCTGCAGTGCCGTCGACGAAGTGGTCACCTCCAGCGCGCCGAATTCGCGCACCACGTTGCGGGGGACTTGTACGACCTGAGCCACGCTGCCCGAGTCGATTTCGCCGTAGGTGGCGAAGGCCTCGGTCGTCGCGGGCGTCCAGACCGGCAGCTCCACCGTGGAAGCATCGGAGCCGTCACTCCCTACCGCACCAACCTGAAACTTGGTGGTGCCAGCGGACTTGGTGGCGACGGAAAAACGAGTCTCGACGCGGTCAGCGGCCGGAACCGTGACGCGGACTGCGGTCGGGCCGAGTAGCTGCGCGTTGTCCGCGCGGACGGCCACGTCCACGGTCATGGCCTTGGTGGTCTGATTCTGCAGCACCACGGGCAGATGAAAGCGATCTCCGTAGTTGAGAAAGCGAGGCGCTTGCGTGCGGACCATGAGAGGCAACCGCGCGGTGAGCGCGCTTTCGCCAGCGCCGAAGTCGCGCGCCCCGTGGGAGGCAACGGCGAACACACGATACCGTGTCAGGCTGTCCGGGAGCTTCACATTTGCGCGCCCTCTGCCCGCCGCATCCGTGACCAACTTCGGAACGAAGGCAGCGAGGGGGTTGAAGTTCGTGCGCACGGCGAGGGGGGAAGCGTCGCTCGCGTTCTTGTCGCTGCGATCCTCGGCGGACTCAGTGGCAACTGGTGGAGGGGCGGGTGACTGTGCCGGGCTGGGCGCCGGCTTCGCGCTGGCTTTGCTCGGGCCGCGGACGGCACGACCTCCGGCGCCATACCCTCCGAGGGTGGTCATCTCGAGTTTCTTCAGTTCCTTGGAGCCGCCACCGTTCTTCTCCTTCAGTTTGCCGTCGGTCTTCAGCTCGAACTGCGACAAGTCGGGCTCTCCCAATAGGATCCGCAAGCGAGCTTCGTAGTCACTGACCGCTCCGCCGCGAGCTGGGTACAAGGTCGCGATGGGGTCTGGCGTCGTGTAGCCCGCCAACGCGAGCACGGATTCGTCGACCACGACCAGGGCGACGTGGGCACCTTTCACGGGGCGTCCTGCGGGATCGAGGACGGTGACCCCCACACTGGTTTTCGCTCCCGGCGCCACTGCTTCCTGCTTCGGTTGAACCTCGATCGCGAGGGTGCGATCCTTCGGCGGAATGCGCAGCGCGAGTTGACCCGACGCGGTTGCAGGTCGGGGCGGGAGTGATGCGGTTGGGTTGCCGCGCTCGTCCTCACGCGGGCGCGAGCCAACGAGGTGAACGCGGGCAATGACGCCAGGCACCCAAGCGCGGTCCAGCGGCACCTCCAGGGTCTGGACTCGGGAGCTCACGCTGATGCGTCGTGTGGTCACGATGCCGTCGCGGTCGAGGACCAGTACGCCTTCGGCCGGGGCGAAGGGCGACGTCAGCAGCAGCTTGGCCGTAGCACCAGCTTCGTACTCGTCCTGATCGGCGGTGAGCTCGACCTTGTCGCCCTCCAGCTCCGGTACCATGGCCGGGTCATCGGAGAGCACCCAGCTGTCCAGCTCCGTGTTGCTCTTGCGACCGTGTTCATCGCTCACGACGGCGGTAATGCGGTATTGCCCGCCGCGCTTGGTGTCGATCACGCAACGCTGGGCCTCCGCGCTGCTGACGAACTCGCAGCCCGGGCCAGCCTCACGGCTCTCCTTTCGCTTGTGTCCACGCCAGGTGAAGGTCAACCGCGCGCTTCGGATCTCGACCTTGCGTCCCGGGATGGCTTTGCCGTCGATATCCGTGACCAAAGCATCCAGCACGATGGGTTTGCCTGCCGTGACCATGCGGCTCTCTTGCTTGAGCCCGACCGTGACGCTCGCCGGGTGAACCAGCATCTTGGTGTTGGCGGACCAGCTCTGTCGACTGACGTCCGTGACGGTTGCCTCGAAGGACAGCAGCCGCGGATAGGACGGCTCCAAAGCGTCGAAGTCCACGCGCAGACGGTGCTGCCCCTCGGCGTTGGTGGCTGCACGCCAACTCTCGTTGGCGCGCCGTTTGGCCTCGTCGTCGTCGCCGCTCCACCAAAAGATCCGTGGGCGCTTGCCGAAGTGATAGGCATCGCGTTTCGGCGGCACGAAGTAGGCATCCTCGGCTTGCACGCGCCACTGCACTTCGCTCTCGGGCAGGCCTCCGCCAGCGTAGTAGGCCGCGCTGACAGTCGCGATGGCGTGCTTGCCCACGAAGTAGGGCCCCTCCGTCGCCTCCGCGGTCACCTCGAACTCTGGCCGCTTGAACTCTTCGATTTTGAACCAATGAGTGTAGGAGCCGCCTCGATCCGAAAGCGACAGTTTCACCCGCGCGCGGCCGAGGTTGGCGGCGTCGGGCAAGTCGAATCCAAGGTAGAACGCGCCGTCGGCATCGACGCTGGTTTCACCCTTCGCGACGGTGTTGCCGCGCGGCTCGACCGCTTCCCACTCGACCTTGCGGCTGGCATTCGGCGGCAGGCTGCCGAGGTCGCCCTTCGGGCCCGCGGTGGAGAGGCGGACCCAACCCTTCACGCTCACGCGCTCTTTGGGCTTGTACAGACCGCGGTCGTCGAAAACCATCCAACGCACGGGCTCGTAGCCGCCGCGGGCGATGAGTTCCCCGTCTCTGCCACCGACGAAGACGCGGTCCTTGCCCCGTTTCGCGATCAGCAAGTCGCCGCTGCTCCCCAAGGGTAGGCTGGCAAGTCCTGTGGCCGCGACGGTCGCGCGACCGCTGCCTGGAAAGACCGACAGTTCGACACCCGGTTGGGGCGCACCGGTCTTGAGGTCCGTGACGAAGGCAGTCAGGTCCGTGCGATCGCGGAAGGCGGACAGGCCCAAATCCGTCGACTGAATCCAGACCCGGACCCACTCTCGCTCGCGCCAGCCGCCGCGGACAGGACGGGGTTGCTGCGGCGGCTCCACGATGGCGACGACTTGACCGACGCCGTCGGTGAGGGCCTTGTCCAGATCGATGCGTGTCTCGACGAGTTCGTCCGGAGCCTTGCGCGGTGACACCATCGTCGACTGCACCAGGCGACCCGGCGGCGCGGTGAGGCGCCCGTCCCAATCCCAGTCCCTGCGGAAGCGCTCGTAGCGTCGGTAGTCTTCGGGGTTCACGGCATACAGCTTCACCCGCAGCTGTGGGCGATTGACTGAAAAGACCCGCAGCTGACGCTTGTAGAAGGGGTCGAGGACGACCATCGGGTTCTGCTCGCCGAAGAGCATCGGCTCCGCAGGGTCGACGTGGATCTGAAAGCTGGTCTTGCCGCTCAGCGTCTGCTCGAACCCGTCTTTCAACGCCGCTGCGATATTGATCGTGTAGGTAACGCGACCGCGACTGCGCCCGCGCAGCGACAGGGTATTGCCGCTCACGTCGATGGACATGCCATCCAGGGGCGGGTCGACGGTGATCATCGAGTCCTCGAATGCCTCGGCGGCGATCGGATTCGAGAAACGAATGCGCCAGGGCGCAAGGGGCGGACACCCGTCGTACCAGCCGCAGCGAGCCTCCGTGACTTCGAAGGGCCCGTAGGTGCGGAAGTCGATGCTCTGATCTGCCTCGGTGGGCTTGGGCCCCTCGGCTGAGCGCGCGCCCATCGCCAGCTCCATGCGCACATGCGCGGCTTTGGGCAACGGAGCCGTGGGCGTCAGTACGATGAAGCGGTCCTTCTCGGCGCGGGCCGCCAATCCGCGCACGGCTTCGTCCTTCTCGATCTCATCGGCCGTAGCGAGGCGCACGTCGTACCGGCCCCGGTCCACCCGAGCGCTGAAGCTCGTGAGCAGCTTGTTGGGGTCGATGCGCTGGTTGAACTCGGCGTACACCAAAGGCGAGAGATCCGTCGGCCCACTCCAGCGCTCGGGGTACTGATCCACTATCTTCAGGGTGGGCGTGTCGAAGGTGAACTCGTGGTCGCGACTGAGCGTGTGGCCGCTCGGCGCACGTGTGCCCGCACGAACCCGAACGCGAAATGTCGACGACATGGGTAGGCGTTCGCCCTCGGCTTCGAACAGCAGCGTTTGCGTGCCGATCCAGCGAAACTTGCCTGGCGGTGTCGGCTCGATGCTCGCGGGGGAAGGCAACGCGGCGAGCTCGTCGTGGGATGTCACCGGGATCATCGCCTCGGAGAACGTGATGCTGACGTTTTTGGCCAGGCTCACGTCACCTTCGGGCGCGTGGCGCAGCACGGTCAACTCTCCTCCCGGCGCGGCAGCGGCAGGTGCCGTGGCCTTGGGGGGAAAGGCCGTGTTCACCGTCTTGCCCGGCCGCGGCGCGGGCAGCGACTTGTCGCGCAGCGCGAAGCTCTTCTTCGCGGCGCCCTTCAGCGCGGGCAATCGCTTCTCTACGCGCGCGCGATCCGCTGCGTTCAGCGGCTTGCCCTCCACCAGTCTCGAGCGCACGGCGACTTCGGGATCCGCGTTGCTCAGGCGAAAGCCAAGGCCAGACTTGCTCAGTCGCCAGGCGACGTCTTCTTTGGGAGCGGGCTGCTTGCTGCGACCGGTCACGGGAGCCTTCGCAGGCTCTTGACCCGGGCAAGCTACGGAAAGGGTCGCTGCGCACGCAAGCAGGAGTGCTCTTGTCAGCTTCATGATGCCTCCTCGGCGGCGACCTCGGGCAGCCGCTGCCGTCGCGTCGCGTGCAGGCTAGCAACTCGAGCGGGGTGCTGTCACCCGACGCAGGTTCTCCCGCTCGGCTTCACGGCTCGCGCCGAACTTCGGTCAAACCCCGGGAAAATCCGCGAGTAGCGCCGGGGATTGAGGGCTCTCACACCCCGTGGCAGCAACGACCCATGGCAAGCGTCGCCGATCGCATCATCGATACCGTCATCCACCTCGACACGCTGAGCGAGTTGCCGCGCACGGGCTGGTTGCTGCGAGGAGTACGCCCCTGCGAGAGCATCGCAGATCACTGCTTCGGCGTGGCGCTGCTGGCGATGATGCTGGCCGACGAATTGCGTTCCGAAGGGCAGTCCGTAAACGTAGAAGCGGTGCTGCGCATGGCGGTTCTGCACGACGCACCAGAAGCGCGCACGGGAGATGTGCCGATGCCCAGCAAGACCGCCGAAGCAGCTCGCGCACTCGACCAGTTGGAGGACCGCCTGGCGCAGGAGTTGCTGCCGCCCGAGTTGGTTGGCTACTGGCGTGAAGCCGAAGCAGGAGAGACCCTGGAAGCGCGCATCGTGCGCGCCGCGGACAAGTTGCAGATGATGATCAAGGTCATGTGCTACGAGCGCACGCATCGCGGCGACCTGCACGAGTTCTGGGAGAACGAGAAGAACTTTCGCCACATGGACCTCCCGCTTGCGCGGCGCCTGTTCGAACGCATTTGTGAGCGCTCCGGCCGCCGCGCGCCCTGGGTCGAGGCGTGACCTGGGCAGGGTAGCTCGGTGCGGCGCATCGCGCTTGGCTGGGCTCGAAACGGCCCGTCGCTAGTATGGAGATCCAATCCGCATGACCTTGAGAATCGCCACCCTCAACATTTGGAACAAGTCAGGGCCCTGGCTGCGACGCCTGGAGCTCATCCGCTCGGAACTCGCACGATCGCGGCTCAACGTGCTCGGATTGCAGGAAGTCCTGCGCATGGATCGCGGCGGCGTGGTGACGGACGAAACCTGTCAGGCCACCGAGATCGGAGGCGCCCTCGGCTACCAGGTCGCCTATGGCGCCGCCGCGGACTACGGGGGCGGGCTGCATTTCGGCAACGCGTTGCTGTCGCGTCACCCGATCGTGTCCAGCCGTACACTTCCGTTGCCCGGGCGAGAGAGCGGAGAAACGCGTTCGCTGCTCTACGCCTTGGTCGACAGCCCCTTTGGTCAACTGCCGGTATTCGTGACACATCTCAATTGGAAGCTGCACCACGGGAACTACCGCTTGGCTCAGGTCAAGTTCATCGTCGAGCAGATCTTCGAGCTGTGTCCAATCGATGAAACCAAACTCCCCCCTGTGCTCATGGGCGACTTCAACGCGGATCCGGACTCGGACGAGATCCGCTACCTGCGAGGGCTCGCCACGCTGGACGGTAGCAGCGTCTACTTCGCGGACGCTTGGAGCTACGGCGGCGACGGCACGCCAGGCTACACCTTCGACCGCAAGAACGCATTTGCGGCGCTGGCGCACGAGCCCCCGCGGCGTATCGACTACATTTTCAGCCGTGGGCCCGATCGCTCCTTTCGCGGCGAGCCCCTCACGACCCGCCTGGCGTTTTGCGATGAAGCGGGTGGGATCTGGCCTTCGGATCACTTCGGCCTGACGACGGAGCTGGCGGCGGAGCCACGGAGCACATGAGCGGGCAGTGCGCGGTTTTCCACGTCCCTCCTTCCGCGCCGGTCTGCTAGCGTGTGGGATCTCTCGCGGCAGGGAGATCGCTAGCGTTCCGCCGCAATTCGATCTAGCCCGAGCTCTATTCCCTGCCATCGCCGATTCCCATGACCGAGCCCGTCAACGCCACCGGACCGCGCCTAGGGCGCTACCAGGCTCTGACTGAGCTGGGTTGCACCCTGGGTCGGCGCTGGGTCGGCGTGGTCGTCAGTGGGGCGGAGCGCGGGCGCAATGTCTTGCTGCATCAGCTGCCCACGGGTTCGCTGGCATTGCCAGAGTTGCAGCTTCTCAACCGTGCTGCGGTGACGGCGATGGTCATCCGCCACCCCTCGGTGGCCCGCGTCTTGGACGTAGTGGAGGACGGCGGCGGGCTGACCGTGGTCAGCGAGTACGCCGAGGGCGAATCTCTCGCGCGCTTGCAGCGTGCGGCGATCGAAAAGGGGGCGCCTTTTCCAGCGAGCGTCGCGCTTTCGATCTTGCGGGACGTAGTGGAGGCCCTGCGCGCATCCGGCGACCAATGGGGACAAATGGTGCGCCCTGCAGACGCCGCCCTCACGGGAGCGGTGTTCGGCGGATTGTTGCCTGACGGCGTGTGGATCACTTCGACTGGTCGCACCTTGCTGATGGAGGTCGGCATCCTCGGCACGCTCATCCGTCAGCCCTCGGTCTTGCGTCACGCTGCCGTGTTGCCCTACCGGGCCCCGGAACAGATCACGCGCGGCTTGAGCAACACTGGGCGCTGTGACGTGTTCTCGGCCGGCACCTTGGCCTGGGAGCTCATGGCGAACCGCCCCCTGTTCGGTGAGCCAGAGCGCTTCGAGCGGGAAGCGGTCGAGGCGACGGAAGCCCAAGAGCACTCGCTGTTGCATGGGCCGATCACCCCACTGGATCGGCTGCCTGGCGCCGGCACGGTGTCTCCTGTCGTGGTCGACATGTTGCGCAACATGCTGTTGCGGGATCCTTTGAAGCGCTATCCCAGCCTGGACAAGTTGGCTGCCAGCATTGCCGAGATCTCACGCAGTCTGTTTGCGAGCGACGACCAGCTTGCGGCGTACCTGGAGCGGAGCTCCGGGCAAGATCTGGCAGCGCGCCGGGAGTTGTTGGAGCTTTCTACGCTGGCGGCGGCGCTCGAAGGGGAGGCGGCGGAACCCGAGGCCCTCCCCGAACCCGTGGAGGCGGCGCCCAGCACTGACATCGAAAGCGTGCAAGACCTGTTCGCGGACGCAACGCGCACTGCGCCGATGCCCGAGGCGACCCACACCGCGCCAACGCAGGATGAACCGGCGACGTCCGCACGGGGCTCGCAGCGAGCGGCGGTGCTGTCCCAAGCCCAGCGTGCCGCGCGCCGCAGCCGAACACCGCCGGCGGCGCCCCGCGAAGACGCTCCACTTCACGACGCACCGCCGGCCGCAGCAGCCGCGGTTCCCGCGCCCGAAGCAGGCGTCGCGAGCGCGCAAGACGAGAGGGTCCACGCCGTCGACATGCACGCACCGCAGCCTCCACCCGTCGTTCAGGCTGCACCAGTGACGCGCTCGGCGGCCGCGACTCCCGTCGTGCCGCCGCCGGACACGGAGTTGTTCGAACGGCCGACCGTGGTCTCGCCGGAACCCGA
This DNA window, taken from Polyangiaceae bacterium, encodes the following:
- a CDS encoding alpha-2-macroglobulin family protein encodes the protein MKLTRALLLACAATLSVACPGQEPAKAPVTGRSKQPAPKEDVAWRLSKSGLGFRLSNADPEVAVRSRLVEGKPLNAADRARVEKRLPALKGAAKKSFALRDKSLPAPRPGKTVNTAFPPKATAPAAAAPGGELTVLRHAPEGDVSLAKNVSITFSEAMIPVTSHDELAALPSPASIEPTPPGKFRWIGTQTLLFEAEGERLPMSSTFRVRVRAGTRAPSGHTLSRDHEFTFDTPTLKIVDQYPERWSGPTDLSPLVYAEFNQRIDPNKLLTSFSARVDRGRYDVRLATADEIEKDEAVRGLAARAEKDRFIVLTPTAPLPKAAHVRMELAMGARSAEGPKPTEADQSIDFRTYGPFEVTEARCGWYDGCPPLAPWRIRFSNPIAAEAFEDSMITVDPPLDGMSIDVSGNTLSLRGRSRGRVTYTINIAAALKDGFEQTLSGKTSFQIHVDPAEPMLFGEQNPMVVLDPFYKRQLRVFSVNRPQLRVKLYAVNPEDYRRYERFRRDWDWDGRLTAPPGRLVQSTMVSPRKAPDELVETRIDLDKALTDGVGQVVAIVEPPQQPRPVRGGWREREWVRVWIQSTDLGLSAFRDRTDLTAFVTDLKTGAPQPGVELSVFPGSGRATVAATGLASLPLGSSGDLLIAKRGKDRVFVGGRDGELIARGGYEPVRWMVFDDRGLYKPKERVSVKGWVRLSTAGPKGDLGSLPPNASRKVEWEAVEPRGNTVAKGETSVDADGAFYLGFDLPDAANLGRARVKLSLSDRGGSYTHWFKIEEFKRPEFEVTAEATEGPYFVGKHAIATVSAAYYAGGGLPESEVQWRVQAEDAYFVPPKRDAYHFGKRPRIFWWSGDDDEAKRRANESWRAATNAEGQHRLRVDFDALEPSYPRLLSFEATVTDVSRQSWSANTKMLVHPASVTVGLKQESRMVTAGKPIVLDALVTDIDGKAIPGRKVEIRSARLTFTWRGHKRKESREAGPGCEFVSSAEAQRCVIDTKRGGQYRITAVVSDEHGRKSNTELDSWVLSDDPAMVPELEGDKVELTADQDEYEAGATAKLLLTSPFAPAEGVLVLDRDGIVTTRRISVSSRVQTLEVPLDRAWVPGVIARVHLVGSRPREDERGNPTASLPPRPATASGQLALRIPPKDRTLAIEVQPKQEAVAPGAKTSVGVTVLDPAGRPVKGAHVALVVVDESVLALAGYTTPDPIATLYPARGGAVSDYEARLRILLGEPDLSQFELKTDGKLKEKNGGGSKELKKLEMTTLGGYGAGGRAVRGPSKASAKPAPSPAQSPAPPPVATESAEDRSDKNASDASPLAVRTNFNPLAAFVPKLVTDAAGRGRANVKLPDSLTRYRVFAVASHGARDFGAGESALTARLPLMVRTQAPRFLNYGDRFHLPVVLQNQTTKAMTVDVAVRADNAQLLGPTAVRVTVPAADRVETRFSVATKSAGTTKFQVGAVGSDGSDASTVELPVWTPATTEAFATYGEIDSGSVAQVVQVPRNVVREFGALEVTTSSTALQGLTDAMIYLQRYPFECNEQIASRMLSIAALEPVLGAFEAEGLPPRAELKRSMARDMERLAARQHYSGGWDYWRKDRPPDPFVSIHVAHALLRAKDRKFFVPSSMLRDAMRFLVDIRRHIPRIWHPEAQRTVESYALYVRQRAGDADPSRARAIANEAGGIKSRSLDALGWLLPVLRHDAAAQQEVTEIRRHLDNRITETAGRAHWVTHFDDARHVTLGSSRRTDGILLEATIDDRKEFDALPKLARGLLGHRKRGHWGSTQDNVFVLLGLSRYFEVFENVTPNFIARAWLGERLALDHGFRGRSVDRQHTEIPLALLGAPGARSQLILDKNGDGRLYYRLGMQYAPANLRPPPAEHGFSVERVYEGADEAARVTRDRDGTWRVKAGSLVRVRVTMVAPARRYHVALVDWLPAGFEPLNPALATSPSVPKDQKIDPKVPWWWSRAWYEHQNLRDERAEAFASIVYGGTYEYTYVARAITPGTFVVPPPKAEEMYEPETFGRGSGDRVVVH
- a CDS encoding endonuclease/exonuclease/phosphatase family protein, with the translated sequence MTLRIATLNIWNKSGPWLRRLELIRSELARSRLNVLGLQEVLRMDRGGVVTDETCQATEIGGALGYQVAYGAAADYGGGLHFGNALLSRHPIVSSRTLPLPGRESGETRSLLYALVDSPFGQLPVFVTHLNWKLHHGNYRLAQVKFIVEQIFELCPIDETKLPPVLMGDFNADPDSDEIRYLRGLATLDGSSVYFADAWSYGGDGTPGYTFDRKNAFAALAHEPPRRIDYIFSRGPDRSFRGEPLTTRLAFCDEAGGIWPSDHFGLTTELAAEPRST
- a CDS encoding HD family hydrolase; amino-acid sequence: MASVADRIIDTVIHLDTLSELPRTGWLLRGVRPCESIADHCFGVALLAMMLADELRSEGQSVNVEAVLRMAVLHDAPEARTGDVPMPSKTAEAARALDQLEDRLAQELLPPELVGYWREAEAGETLEARIVRAADKLQMMIKVMCYERTHRGDLHEFWENEKNFRHMDLPLARRLFERICERSGRRAPWVEA